A single genomic interval of Lynx canadensis isolate LIC74 chromosome A2, mLynCan4.pri.v2, whole genome shotgun sequence harbors:
- the TMUB1 gene encoding transmembrane and ubiquitin-like domain-containing protein 1, producing the protein MALIEGVGDEVTILFAVLACLLVLALAWVSTHTAEGADPLPQPSGTPTPAQPSEAMAVTGSIRGEAPGAETPSLRHRGQAAQPEPGMGLSATSPTPDSPQEPLVLRLKFLNDSEQVARAWPHDTIGSLKRTQFPGREQQVRLIYQGQLLGDDTQTLGSLHLPPNCVLHCHVSTRVGPPHPPCPPGSEPGPSGLEIGSLLLPLLLLLLLLLWYCQIQYRPFFPLTATLGLAGFTLLLSLLAFAMYRP; encoded by the exons ATGGCCTTGATTGAAGGGGTGGGTGATGAGGTGACCATCCTTTTCGCGGTGCTTGCCTGCCTTCTGGTGCTGGCTCTCGCCTGGGTCTCAACACACACCGCGGAGGGCGCCGACCCACTGCCCCAGCCATCAGGGACTCCAACACCAGCACAGCCCAGTGAAGCCATGGCGGTCACCGGCAGCATCAGAGGGGAGGCCCCAGGAGCCGAAACTCCCAGCTTGAGACACAGAGGTCAGGCTGCACAgccagagcctggcatggggctctcAGCGACGTCACCAACCCCGGActccccccaggagcccctagtgCTCCGGCTGAAATTCCTCAACGATTCAGAGCAGGTGGCCAGGGCCTGGCCCCACGATACCATTGGCTCCCTGAAAAG GACCCAGTTTCCCGGCCGGGAACAGCAGGTGCGACTCATTTACCAAGGGCAACTGCTAGGAGACGACACCCAGACTCTGGGCAGCCTTCACCTCCCACCCAACTGCGTTCTCCACTGCCACGTGTCCACACGCGTGGGCCCCCCACATCCCCCTTGCCCACCGGGGTCAGAGCCAGGCCCCTCCGGGCTGGAAATAGGCAGCCTGCTGCTGCCtctcctgcttctgctgctgctgctgctctggtATTGCCAGATCCAGTACCGGCCCTTCTTTCCCCTGACCGCCACTCTGGGTCTGGCCGGCTTCACCCTGCTCCTCAGCCTCCTGGCCTTTGCCATGTACCGCCCGTAG